The following are encoded in a window of Mycobacteroides chelonae CCUG 47445 genomic DNA:
- a CDS encoding sensor domain-containing protein — protein MTIKITSVVTTATVVALALAPVAGARPSDPGVVNYAVLARRSVSNVLGAQLGSHSEFTQPFQGFSVDIPECNNWSDIGLDEVYADPDLASFRGAATQDSATDATHLVKQSIGVFANNDAADRAFHRVVDRTQGCSGQTATLLLNDGRREVWTFTGPAPGAADAAWMKEEAGVDRRCFNQTRRRENVLLQAKVCQPGNGSLAVNVLANTMQNGLGQ, from the coding sequence ATGACCATCAAGATCACCTCGGTCGTGACTACTGCGACGGTGGTCGCGCTCGCTTTGGCCCCCGTCGCGGGCGCCCGCCCGTCCGACCCGGGCGTCGTGAACTACGCGGTGCTCGCGCGGCGATCGGTGAGCAATGTTCTGGGGGCGCAGCTCGGTTCGCACAGCGAGTTCACTCAGCCGTTCCAGGGGTTCTCGGTGGACATCCCCGAATGCAACAACTGGTCGGACATTGGGCTTGACGAGGTGTACGCGGATCCGGATCTGGCCTCGTTCCGGGGTGCGGCGACGCAGGATTCGGCTACGGATGCAACGCATTTGGTCAAGCAGTCGATCGGGGTGTTCGCCAACAACGATGCCGCCGACCGCGCATTCCATCGGGTGGTGGACCGCACTCAAGGATGTTCCGGTCAGACGGCCACCTTGCTCCTGAACGACGGCCGACGCGAGGTGTGGACATTCACCGGACCAGCGCCCGGTGCCGCCGATGCCGCGTGGATGAAGGAGGAAGCCGGTGTTGACCGCCGCTGCTTCAACCAGACCCGTAGACGCGAGAATGTGCTGCTGCAAGCCAAGGTCTGTCAGCCGGGGAATGGCAGCCTTGCGGTGAACGTGCTGGCCAACACGATGCAAAACGGCCTGGGCCAGTAG
- a CDS encoding DUF6199 family natural product biosynthesis protein, producing MGGLLLLLGLVVVPFLLWSILDPKSQWQALSSWKYRNPEANEPSETAYAMTRIGGVVGLVVLGVVGYKMVQADRKYRDLMPPASSASITSPLDSRVCGSCRNLFGKQHDPHTRSVFTPSPRPH from the coding sequence GTGGGGGGATTGCTTCTTTTACTGGGGCTAGTCGTCGTCCCGTTTTTGTTGTGGTCGATTCTTGATCCGAAGAGCCAGTGGCAGGCGCTGTCTTCCTGGAAATACCGGAACCCTGAAGCCAACGAGCCCAGCGAGACTGCTTACGCGATGACGCGGATCGGCGGTGTTGTGGGTCTGGTCGTGCTGGGGGTGGTCGGGTACAAGATGGTGCAGGCCGACCGGAAATATCGAGATCTGATGCCGCCGGCTAGCTCTGCGTCGATCACAAGCCCGCTGGATAGTCGAGTGTGTGGATCGTGTCGAAATCTGTTCGGAAAACAACACGATCCACACACTCGATCGGTCTTTACACCGTCGCCGCGGCCTCATTGA
- a CDS encoding nitronate monooxygenase, producing MHTPICDELGIEFPIFAFTHCRDVVVAVSKAGGFGVLGAVGFTPEQLEIELNWIDEHIGDHPYGVDIVIPNKYEGMDANMSADELTKMLQSMVPQEHLDFGRKLLADHGVPVEEGNDNALQLLGWTEATATPQVEIALRHPKMTLIANALGTPPPDMIKHIHDAGRKVAALCGSPKQARKHADAGVDIVIAQGGEGGGHCGEVGSIVLWPQVVKEIAPVPVLAAGGIGSGYQIAAALAMGAQGAWSGSQWLMVEEAENTAVQQDTYVKATSRDTVRSRSFTGKPCRMLKNDWTEAWQTEGNPEPLGMPLQYMVSGMAVAATHKFPDQTIDVAFNPIGQVVGQFTKVEKSAAVIERWVQEYLEASNTLNELNEAAATV from the coding sequence ATGCACACCCCGATCTGCGACGAGCTCGGCATCGAGTTCCCGATTTTCGCCTTCACCCACTGCCGGGACGTCGTCGTCGCGGTGAGCAAGGCCGGTGGCTTCGGCGTGCTGGGCGCCGTCGGATTCACCCCCGAACAGCTCGAAATCGAGCTGAACTGGATCGACGAGCACATCGGTGACCACCCCTATGGCGTCGACATCGTCATCCCCAATAAGTACGAGGGCATGGACGCGAACATGTCGGCCGATGAGCTCACCAAGATGCTCCAGTCGATGGTTCCGCAGGAACACCTCGATTTCGGCCGCAAGCTGCTGGCCGACCACGGAGTACCCGTCGAAGAGGGCAACGACAACGCCCTGCAACTGCTGGGCTGGACCGAAGCCACCGCGACCCCCCAGGTGGAGATCGCGCTGCGCCATCCCAAGATGACGCTCATCGCCAACGCGCTCGGCACCCCTCCGCCCGACATGATCAAGCACATCCACGACGCCGGCCGTAAGGTCGCGGCGCTGTGTGGTTCACCCAAGCAGGCCCGCAAGCATGCCGACGCCGGGGTGGACATCGTCATCGCCCAGGGCGGCGAGGGCGGCGGCCATTGCGGTGAGGTCGGCTCGATCGTGCTGTGGCCGCAGGTGGTCAAGGAGATCGCACCGGTGCCCGTGCTGGCCGCCGGAGGTATCGGCAGCGGCTACCAGATCGCCGCGGCGCTGGCGATGGGTGCACAGGGCGCGTGGAGCGGCTCGCAGTGGCTCATGGTCGAGGAAGCCGAGAACACCGCGGTACAACAGGACACCTACGTCAAGGCCACCAGCCGCGATACCGTGCGGAGTCGGTCCTTCACGGGCAAGCCGTGCCGGATGCTCAAGAACGATTGGACCGAGGCCTGGCAGACCGAGGGCAATCCCGAACCGCTGGGGATGCCCTTGCAGTACATGGTTTCCGGGATGGCGGTGGCCGCCACTCACAAGTTCCCGGATCAGACCATCGACGTCGCCTTCAACCCGATCGGACAGGTCGTCGGCCAATTCACCAAGGTGGAGAAGTCGGCCGCGGTCATCGAGCGTTGGGTCCAGGAGTACCTGGAGGCCTCCAACACGCTCAACGAACTCAATGAGGCCGCGGCGACGGTGTAA
- a CDS encoding ammonium transporter → MFPHMGVPDAANTAWVLTSAALVLLMTPALAFFYGGMVRAKSVLNMMMMCFSAVAVVWVLWVAFGYSMAFGTDIGGGLLGDPFQFAGLQHLFEGDYKAPSVPLWGPTNIPALVFVMFQAGFAMVTVALIAGAVADRMRFLPWIAFTALWATLVYFPVAHWVFAVEGTTADKSGWLANLGVLDFAGGTAVEINSGAAGLALAIVLGKRRGWPREAMRPHNLPAVMLGAGLLWFGWFGFNAGSALAADGTAAIVIANTLGAGAMSMAAWLLVEKVRHGKPTSFGAASGVVAGLVAITPSCAAVTPIGALVIGAVAGAVSSLAIELKYRLGYDDSLDVVGVHLVGGVVGTLMIGVVGSAAAPAGVNGLLYGGGLHQFWLQLVGVAAVLAYSVAVTGVIGLGLRHSMGIRSHPQHESDGLDDAEHAESAYELATTRGGGLINPGL, encoded by the coding sequence ATGTTTCCGCATATGGGAGTGCCGGACGCGGCCAATACCGCCTGGGTTCTGACGAGCGCCGCGCTGGTGCTCTTGATGACCCCGGCACTGGCCTTCTTCTACGGCGGCATGGTGCGCGCCAAGAGCGTCCTCAACATGATGATGATGTGCTTCTCGGCCGTTGCCGTGGTGTGGGTGCTCTGGGTGGCCTTTGGGTACTCGATGGCGTTCGGTACCGACATCGGTGGCGGACTACTCGGCGATCCGTTCCAGTTCGCCGGATTGCAGCATCTGTTCGAGGGCGACTACAAGGCGCCCTCGGTGCCGCTGTGGGGCCCGACCAACATTCCGGCGTTGGTGTTCGTCATGTTCCAGGCGGGGTTCGCCATGGTGACGGTGGCGCTCATCGCCGGTGCGGTCGCCGACCGGATGCGCTTCTTACCGTGGATCGCATTCACGGCACTGTGGGCAACCTTGGTGTACTTCCCGGTGGCGCACTGGGTATTCGCGGTTGAGGGCACCACTGCCGACAAGAGCGGATGGCTCGCGAACCTGGGCGTCCTCGACTTCGCCGGCGGTACCGCCGTGGAGATCAATTCGGGTGCTGCCGGTTTGGCGCTGGCCATCGTTCTTGGCAAGCGGCGGGGATGGCCGCGCGAAGCGATGCGCCCCCACAACCTGCCCGCCGTCATGCTCGGTGCCGGGCTGCTGTGGTTCGGCTGGTTCGGATTCAACGCCGGATCGGCGTTGGCTGCCGATGGCACCGCCGCGATTGTCATCGCCAACACCCTGGGTGCGGGCGCCATGTCGATGGCAGCCTGGCTGCTGGTCGAGAAGGTCCGGCACGGCAAGCCGACCTCATTCGGTGCGGCCTCGGGCGTCGTCGCGGGTTTGGTGGCCATCACACCTTCGTGTGCCGCGGTCACGCCTATCGGCGCGCTGGTGATCGGCGCGGTGGCCGGTGCGGTGAGCTCTCTTGCTATCGAGCTGAAATACCGCCTGGGATATGATGATTCGCTCGACGTGGTGGGCGTACACCTGGTGGGCGGCGTGGTCGGTACGTTGATGATCGGTGTTGTCGGCAGTGCCGCGGCCCCTGCCGGTGTCAATGGGCTGCTGTACGGCGGCGGGTTGCATCAGTTCTGGTTGCAGCTGGTGGGGGTGGCGGCGGTGCTCGCCTACTCGGTTGCGGTCACCGGGGTCATCGGGCTGGGTCTGCGCCATTCCATGGGAATTCGGTCGCATCCACAGCACGAGTCCGATGGTCTCGACGATGCCGAGCATGCCGAGTCGGCCTACGAGCTGGCCACCACCCGCGGTGGTGGGCTCATCAACCCGGGGCTCTGA
- a CDS encoding methyltransferase family protein, with amino-acid sequence MPLAALVLYLVFIAAGLGWKSYRQWRATGSTGVRGFHGSPGSREWFAGVGFIAAIIAALLAPILQLAGLIAPLAALDHRTLHIAGIALAVTGIVATVGAQQTMGESWRVGVDTRETTTLVSSGVFGWVRNPIFTAMLTFAAGSALMTPNLLALSGFVLLAASIELQVRVVEEPYLLATHGKTYRDYGSRVGRFLPGIGRFRAPG; translated from the coding sequence ATGCCTCTGGCAGCGCTTGTCTTGTATCTGGTCTTCATCGCTGCCGGACTGGGCTGGAAGAGCTACCGACAGTGGCGGGCGACCGGCTCCACCGGCGTCCGCGGATTCCACGGCAGCCCCGGTTCACGCGAATGGTTCGCGGGTGTGGGATTCATCGCCGCGATAATCGCCGCCCTGCTCGCACCCATCCTGCAGTTGGCGGGACTCATCGCCCCCCTTGCCGCACTGGATCATCGAACTCTTCACATCGCGGGAATCGCATTGGCGGTAACGGGAATCGTCGCCACGGTCGGGGCACAGCAGACCATGGGCGAATCGTGGCGAGTTGGTGTCGACACCCGTGAGACCACCACATTGGTGAGCAGCGGCGTTTTCGGCTGGGTTCGCAACCCGATCTTCACGGCAATGCTGACCTTCGCGGCCGGGTCGGCCCTCATGACCCCGAACCTGTTGGCCCTCAGCGGTTTCGTGTTACTCGCCGCCTCAATCGAACTGCAGGTACGGGTGGTAGAAGAGCCGTACCTCCTCGCGACGCACGGCAAAACCTACCGTGACTACGGATCCCGGGTCGGGCGATTCCTACCCGGGATCGGCAGGTTCAGAGCCCCGGGTTGA
- a CDS encoding sensor domain-containing protein, whose translation MASFLCVLAMTASPSTASANPDELPVLVDALPGLMLEPGDVSPVMGSGMFVSGDWAGLVSDRTDRPECGSVVLASAASYESSNYLSGRYRSLTDGPSWTRLVDQSMVIFPEWSDATNFALGEADRWRACENQRVTSLLPQPDGSTRREWVQLRKIVQVQEVLVVGYAWPTDYGGAMYCQHALAPLRNVAIDVRVCGQRDGNRALDLIQALLPRVAQA comes from the coding sequence GTGGCGTCGTTCCTTTGTGTGCTGGCGATGACAGCGTCGCCGAGCACCGCCTCGGCGAATCCTGACGAGTTACCAGTGCTGGTGGACGCGCTGCCGGGTCTGATGCTTGAGCCCGGGGACGTGAGTCCCGTCATGGGGTCCGGCATGTTTGTGTCCGGAGATTGGGCCGGGCTGGTGTCGGATCGGACCGACAGACCCGAATGCGGCAGTGTGGTTTTGGCGTCGGCGGCCAGTTATGAATCCTCCAATTACTTGTCCGGGCGGTACCGGTCATTGACGGACGGGCCGAGCTGGACGCGCTTGGTGGACCAGAGCATGGTGATCTTTCCGGAGTGGTCGGATGCGACGAACTTCGCGCTCGGCGAGGCGGATCGCTGGCGGGCCTGCGAGAACCAGCGGGTCACTTCGCTCTTGCCGCAACCGGACGGAAGCACGCGTCGTGAATGGGTGCAGCTTCGCAAGATCGTCCAGGTGCAAGAGGTTCTGGTAGTCGGCTACGCGTGGCCGACGGATTACGGCGGAGCCATGTACTGCCAGCACGCGCTCGCGCCGCTACGAAACGTTGCTATCGACGTGCGGGTTTGTGGTCAACGAGACGGGAACCGTGCACTGGACCTCATCCAGGCGCTGCTGCCGCGGGTGGCTCAGGCGTAA
- a CDS encoding carbohydrate kinase family protein: MPGRDGLIVCGETLVDVVPAADGLWRSVPGGGPYNTAITSARLGTRTALLTQVSRDVFGRQCIDNLTAAGVDESLVIRHDVPTTLAIAEVDDLGVAQYRFYWQGTTNDVAPPSLPVPALAPAAVWAGSIASVLWPGRETLRAWIVEHYSDTPLTFDVNVRPTLISDRQTYVERITPWLAIAEVARASTEDLQFLYPGGSIEGVVSHWFDAYPHIEIALITCGAAGSLAFRRGELSPLHIPAHEVSVVDTVGAGDTYTGAFLDGFYQRRLELPEALHRAAVAAAITCTRPGAQPPDSAELAKELRRIGS, from the coding sequence GTGCCCGGCAGAGATGGCCTCATCGTCTGTGGCGAGACGCTGGTCGACGTGGTACCCGCGGCCGACGGATTGTGGCGCTCGGTGCCAGGCGGTGGGCCGTACAACACCGCGATCACCTCTGCCAGGCTTGGCACGCGAACCGCTCTTCTCACGCAGGTGTCGCGCGACGTCTTCGGGCGCCAGTGCATCGACAACCTGACCGCGGCGGGTGTCGATGAGTCGTTGGTGATACGCCATGACGTCCCTACGACATTGGCCATCGCGGAAGTCGACGACCTGGGTGTCGCTCAGTACCGGTTCTATTGGCAGGGAACCACCAATGATGTTGCTCCGCCATCGCTTCCTGTTCCGGCGCTCGCCCCGGCGGCGGTGTGGGCGGGCTCGATCGCCAGCGTCCTCTGGCCGGGGCGCGAGACGCTACGGGCCTGGATTGTCGAGCACTATTCGGACACCCCGCTCACTTTCGATGTGAATGTGCGCCCAACTCTCATCAGTGACCGCCAGACGTATGTCGAGCGCATTACCCCGTGGCTGGCCATCGCGGAAGTGGCGCGGGCCAGTACCGAAGATCTCCAGTTCCTGTACCCGGGCGGATCGATTGAGGGTGTGGTGAGCCACTGGTTCGATGCTTACCCCCACATCGAGATCGCGTTGATCACCTGCGGTGCGGCAGGGTCGCTGGCCTTCCGGCGGGGCGAACTGTCACCGCTGCACATCCCCGCCCATGAGGTCAGCGTCGTGGACACCGTCGGCGCCGGTGACACGTATACCGGCGCCTTCCTTGACGGGTTCTATCAGCGGCGGCTCGAGCTGCCCGAGGCACTGCACCGTGCGGCGGTGGCGGCGGCGATCACCTGTACCCGTCCAGGAGCGCAGCCGCCCGATTCCGCTGAGCTGGCCAAGGAGCTGCGCCGCATCGGGTCCTAG
- a CDS encoding sensor domain-containing protein — MRSVVGTLVVVLGALHPAVAAAEPSPTVPPSAIDRLMLTQREAERVMGVALPNVQRQSATFALDTDRPDCGSVVLASVSSYDRSPYVAAHSQALWDHAGWFTLVDQSVAVFGTDAEARDFAHSEADRWRACEHQTISVSELAIDGTTLVATVDVRDVTQVDNLLAVGYSRNDSAYASCQHVLLGERNVTVDIRTCSTVSKSDGERAFELMKIVGPRVWEA; from the coding sequence ATGCGATCAGTGGTGGGAACACTGGTGGTGGTACTCGGCGCCTTGCACCCGGCCGTCGCGGCCGCCGAACCATCGCCCACGGTGCCGCCTTCGGCGATCGACCGACTGATGCTCACCCAGCGAGAGGCCGAACGGGTGATGGGAGTGGCTCTGCCCAATGTCCAGCGGCAGAGTGCCACCTTCGCATTGGATACCGACCGCCCGGATTGTGGAAGTGTGGTGTTGGCTTCGGTATCGAGCTATGACCGGTCGCCTTATGTGGCTGCGCACTCCCAGGCACTCTGGGATCACGCCGGCTGGTTCACCCTGGTGGATCAAAGCGTGGCGGTCTTCGGTACCGATGCGGAGGCCCGCGATTTCGCGCACAGCGAGGCCGATCGCTGGCGGGCATGTGAGCATCAGACCATCAGTGTCTCCGAGCTGGCCATCGATGGCACGACTCTGGTGGCGACCGTGGATGTTCGGGATGTCACGCAGGTCGACAACCTGCTCGCGGTCGGCTACTCAAGGAACGATTCGGCGTATGCGTCATGTCAGCATGTGCTTCTCGGCGAGCGCAACGTCACCGTCGATATCCGAACGTGCTCAACGGTTTCCAAGAGTGATGGTGAGCGGGCATTCGAATTGATGAAGATCGTCGGTCCGCGAGTGTGGGAGGCATAA
- a CDS encoding sensor domain-containing protein: protein MRVPAWAVATTTAGMLMASPAHADPGSIVPPAAIDNLMVTPQEASSVLGVGFPTVNRLNALPDLSTDRPDCGSVIRASIATYDRAPYMAAHDQQLEDAAPWTVQVSQSVAVFPSDDEARDFASSEMDLWQRCANQTVRDGFQWRYMISALRRDDDAIVGPYVMIADNGVRKACTHLLVRVRNTVTDMRTCSDGPERYERVLRITRIIGPRYEAA, encoded by the coding sequence ATGAGAGTTCCGGCCTGGGCAGTCGCGACCACGACGGCGGGGATGCTTATGGCGTCACCCGCACACGCGGATCCGGGTTCGATCGTGCCGCCCGCCGCGATCGATAACCTGATGGTGACGCCGCAAGAGGCATCGTCGGTGCTGGGAGTTGGCTTCCCGACAGTCAATCGGCTCAATGCGCTGCCAGATCTGTCGACGGACAGACCCGATTGTGGCAGCGTGATTCGCGCGTCCATCGCCACCTACGACCGCGCGCCGTACATGGCCGCGCATGACCAGCAGCTCGAAGATGCGGCTCCGTGGACCGTCCAGGTCTCACAAAGCGTTGCGGTCTTCCCCTCCGACGACGAGGCCCGCGACTTCGCTTCCAGTGAAATGGATTTGTGGCAGCGGTGTGCGAACCAAACAGTGCGTGACGGCTTCCAGTGGCGATACATGATCAGTGCGCTGCGCCGTGATGATGACGCGATCGTGGGACCGTACGTGATGATCGCCGATAACGGAGTGCGTAAGGCCTGCACGCATCTACTGGTCAGAGTGCGTAACACCGTGACTGACATGCGGACATGCTCGGACGGTCCCGAGCGTTACGAACGTGTTTTGCGCATCACCAGGATCATCGGGCCCCGCTACGAAGCGGCCTGA
- a CDS encoding N-acetylglucosamine-6-phosphate deacetylase has product MGSAGFFDMHVHGGGGASFGDDPEANHTAAEWHRSHGTDGMLASLVTLAPDDLLNAVRVLAGTASTGGIAGIHLEGPWLSPRYAGAHDPRLLREPDLAELERLLDAGAGHIRMVTIAPELPGAIPAIELLVARGVVAAVGHTDATYEQTLQAISSGATVATHLFNAMRPIHHREPGPIPALLESPAVTIELIADGVHIHPAIYRMVLAAVGPDRIALVTDAMCAAGMPDGAYQLGQLPVTVAAGEARLPDGTIAGSTASMADLYRFAVAQAGPEVAALQTSVNPRRAVRVQAAS; this is encoded by the coding sequence GTGGGTTCTGCCGGGTTTTTTGACATGCACGTGCATGGCGGTGGCGGCGCATCATTTGGAGACGATCCGGAGGCCAATCACACTGCCGCAGAATGGCATCGGTCCCACGGCACCGATGGCATGCTGGCCAGCCTGGTGACTCTGGCGCCCGATGACCTGCTCAACGCCGTGCGCGTGCTTGCCGGCACGGCGAGCACCGGGGGTATCGCCGGCATACACCTGGAAGGCCCCTGGCTGTCGCCGCGATATGCCGGAGCTCACGATCCGCGGCTGCTGCGCGAACCGGATCTTGCCGAGCTCGAGCGGCTACTGGACGCGGGCGCCGGGCATATTCGGATGGTCACCATCGCGCCCGAGCTCCCGGGCGCGATCCCGGCGATCGAGTTGCTTGTCGCGCGCGGCGTAGTGGCGGCAGTGGGGCATACCGATGCCACGTATGAGCAGACCTTGCAGGCTATTTCGTCCGGTGCCACCGTCGCCACTCATCTGTTCAACGCCATGCGCCCGATCCACCATCGCGAGCCCGGCCCCATCCCGGCACTCCTGGAGAGCCCCGCAGTGACCATCGAGTTAATCGCCGATGGCGTACACATCCACCCCGCGATCTACCGAATGGTGCTGGCCGCAGTGGGACCAGACCGAATCGCTCTCGTCACCGACGCGATGTGCGCCGCCGGAATGCCCGATGGTGCTTATCAATTGGGCCAGCTGCCGGTCACCGTCGCAGCTGGTGAGGCGCGGCTGCCCGACGGCACCATCGCAGGCAGCACCGCGAGCATGGCGGACCTGTATCGGTTCGCGGTGGCGCAGGCAGGTCCCGAGGTGGCCGCCCTGCAGACGTCCGTCAATCCCCGTCGCGCGGTGCGTGTTCAGGCCGCTTCGTAG
- a CDS encoding SIS domain-containing protein, with translation MADEIRQQPAVWGRLLSEGRSGIAEVAAKIVEYRPRFVLFVARGTSDHAALYGKYLTEIILQVPAGLASPSTMTTYGARPDLSGVLVIGVSQSGGSPDLVQTLSVAREQGALTVAVTNAPKSALATAAEHHVDVLAGPELAVAATKSYTAQLLALYLLLTDVAGRDNTAAALLPERGEEILHSAVVQQLATRYRFASRLVTTGRGYSYPTAREAALKLMETSYLSAQAFSGADLLHGPLAMIDPQVPVIAIVPDGVGGRAMNDVLHRLAGRGADVCCVGSADAVAATGLGVTLEPTLEELSPMLAIIPLQLLALQLAIGRGEDPDVPRGLSKVTETL, from the coding sequence ATGGCTGACGAGATCCGCCAACAGCCTGCCGTATGGGGGCGGCTGCTTTCGGAGGGCCGATCAGGCATCGCGGAGGTAGCAGCCAAGATCGTCGAGTACCGGCCGCGCTTCGTGCTCTTCGTCGCGCGCGGCACCAGCGACCACGCCGCGCTGTACGGCAAGTACCTCACCGAGATCATCCTGCAGGTCCCGGCCGGTCTGGCCTCCCCTTCGACCATGACGACCTACGGTGCGCGGCCCGATCTTTCGGGTGTGCTGGTAATCGGAGTCAGTCAATCGGGGGGCTCCCCCGACCTGGTGCAGACGCTGTCGGTGGCACGCGAGCAGGGAGCGCTGACCGTTGCCGTGACCAACGCCCCGAAATCTGCGCTGGCCACCGCTGCCGAACACCACGTGGACGTGTTGGCCGGCCCTGAACTGGCGGTTGCGGCCACCAAGTCGTACACGGCGCAATTGCTGGCGCTGTATCTGCTGCTCACCGATGTGGCGGGCCGCGATAACACCGCGGCCGCCCTGCTCCCAGAACGCGGTGAGGAAATCCTGCACAGCGCCGTGGTCCAGCAGCTGGCTACCCGGTACCGCTTCGCCTCACGCCTGGTCACCACCGGTCGCGGCTACTCATACCCCACCGCACGCGAGGCCGCCCTCAAGCTGATGGAAACGAGTTATCTTTCTGCCCAGGCATTCTCCGGGGCAGATCTGTTGCATGGCCCGTTGGCCATGATCGATCCGCAGGTACCGGTGATCGCGATCGTGCCCGATGGGGTTGGCGGCCGGGCCATGAACGACGTGCTGCACCGGTTGGCCGGACGCGGAGCCGATGTGTGCTGCGTGGGATCGGCGGACGCGGTGGCAGCCACCGGGCTGGGCGTCACCCTGGAGCCGACGCTCGAGGAGCTTTCGCCCATGTTGGCCATCATTCCGCTGCAGCTGCTTGCCCTGCAATTGGCGATCGGCCGCGGAGAAGACCCTGATGTACCACGAGGTCTATCCAAGGTGACCGAAACACTCTGA
- a CDS encoding N-acetylglucosamine kinase, which yields MARGVVVGIDIGGSKTRALAVADGKVIGEALAGSANLQSVSEEQAKTVFADIFSELNRDDVSRVSAGSAGVDTPEGAQALIRLLQPYAPHADITAVHDTQLILAAGGLTAGIAVISGTGSVAWGKRGDGATARVGGWGYLLGDDGSGYGVSRSAVRHALSLSDRGDPPDALSQRFTTECGVTEPAQLLDHFYAHPERRYWAKMAGLVFDLASAGDDAAQVITRQTAIDLAALIEGVCLRLGPGLPVVLGGGLLVNQPGLVADIIERTRSTGVSDIAVLQREPVFGALALAGVDVDGLEKA from the coding sequence GTGGCCCGAGGCGTAGTAGTTGGGATAGACATCGGCGGGTCCAAGACCCGCGCACTGGCCGTCGCGGACGGCAAGGTGATCGGCGAGGCGCTGGCAGGTAGCGCCAATTTGCAGTCGGTGAGCGAGGAGCAGGCGAAAACCGTTTTCGCCGACATCTTTTCCGAGCTGAACCGGGACGATGTCTCCCGCGTGAGCGCCGGGTCGGCCGGGGTGGATACCCCCGAGGGCGCGCAGGCCCTGATTCGGCTGCTGCAACCGTATGCACCTCACGCCGACATCACCGCGGTGCACGATACGCAGCTCATCCTGGCGGCGGGCGGCCTCACGGCCGGCATCGCGGTGATATCCGGTACCGGATCGGTGGCCTGGGGAAAACGTGGCGACGGTGCCACCGCGCGAGTCGGCGGTTGGGGCTACCTACTCGGGGACGACGGCAGCGGCTACGGCGTGTCCAGATCTGCTGTGCGGCACGCTCTCTCTTTGTCCGATCGGGGCGATCCTCCCGACGCGCTCTCGCAACGGTTCACCACCGAGTGCGGTGTCACCGAGCCCGCGCAGCTGCTGGATCATTTCTATGCCCACCCCGAACGCCGGTACTGGGCCAAGATGGCAGGGCTTGTCTTCGACCTCGCCTCGGCAGGTGATGACGCCGCACAGGTGATCACCAGGCAAACAGCCATCGACTTGGCCGCCTTGATCGAGGGTGTCTGCCTACGATTGGGCCCTGGACTGCCTGTGGTACTCGGCGGGGGTCTACTGGTCAACCAACCGGGCCTCGTCGCCGATATCATCGAACGTACACGCAGCACCGGTGTTTCGGATATCGCTGTGCTGCAACGTGAACCGGTGTTTGGAGCATTGGCCCTGGCCGGGGTCGATGTCGACGGATTGGAGAAGGCATGA